The Kluyvera intermedia genome includes the window GCCCCGTCTGCACTCTTTTAGTCTGATGAAGGATAGACTCATGATTGAACTGGATACCGATTTGCTCTCCCGCCAGAACGCGAGAGAACGGGTGCGCAACGCCAAAAAGGCGCAGGCAATTTTCGCCACCTTTTCGCAGCAGCAAATCGACGCCATCGTGAAGAACGTGGCCCAGGAAGCGGCGCACCACGCCGAATCGCTGGCGAAAATGGCCGCGGAAGAAACCGGCTTTGGCAACTGGCAGGATAAAGTCCTGAAAAACCGTTTTGCCTCGCTGCGCGTTTACGACGCCATCAAAGATATGAAGACCGTCGGCATCATTCATGACGATCAGGAAAAAAAAGTGATGGACGTGGGCGTGCCGCTGGGCGTGATTTGCGCACTGGTACCGTCAACTAACCCGACCTCAACCGTCATCTACAAAACGCTGATTGCGCTAAAAGCCGGTAATGCCATTATCTTCTCCCCGCATCCGGGCGCCCGTCAGTGCAGCTGGAAAGCGATTGAGATTGTTAAACGTGCGGCTGAAGCCGCGGGCGCACCGGCAGGGATTGTCGATGGCCTTACCGAACTGACGCTGGAAGCCACCTCTGAACTGATGCACAGCAAAGATGTGTCGCTGATTCTGGCGACTGGCGGTGAAGGTATGGTGCGCGCAGCCTATGCCTCCGGTACGCCAACCATCAGCGGCGGCCCGGGTAACGGCCCGGCGTTTATTGAACGCAGTGCTGATATCCACCACGCGGTGAAAGACATCATCACCAGCAAAACCTTCGATAATGGCGTCATTTGCGCATCTGAACAGTCGATCATCGTCGAACGTTGCATTTACGATGAAGTCTATCGCGAGCTCGAAGCCCAGGGCGCGCACTTTATGAGTGAAGGTGAAGCGGCGAAGATGGCGGCGTTGTTGCTGCGTCCAAACGGCACCATCAACCCAAAAGTGGTGGGCAAAAACGCGCTTTATTTAAGTCAGATGGCAGGTTTTTGTGTCCCAGCCAGCACCCGTGTGCTGATTGCGGAGCAGACCACCGTGTCATCGAAAAACCCCTACTCCCGCGAAAAACTGTGTCCAATCCTTGGCCTGTATGTCGAGGAAGACTGGAAAGCCGCCTGCCACCGCGTGGTGGAGCTGCTGACCAACGAAGGCCTTGGCCATACGCTGGTGATCCACACCCGTAACCAGGACGTTATCCGCCAGTTTTGCCTCGAAAAACCAGTTAACCGCATTCTGATTAATACCCCCGCAGCCCTTGGCGGCATTGGTGCCACCACCAATATCACGCCTGCGTTAACGCTCGGTTGCGGCGCGGTGGGCGGCGGTTCTAGCTCCGATAACGTCGGGCCGATGAACCTGCTGAATATCCGCAAGGTGGGTTACGGCGTGCGTTCCATTGACGAACTGCGGGCGCCAGGCAGCCGCGTAGAGCCGCAGCCTGTTATCACCGAACCCGCCGCCGATCCGCATCGCAGCATTCTTGAAGATGCCCGTTTCAACTCCCCAACACCGGCAAGCCACGCTGACGACCGCTTTGCAGCAACCGCCGAGGCCTGCGCAGAAGGTGAGATAAGCGAGCAGAACGTGGAGCGCGTCATCCGTCAGGTGCTGGAACGTCTTGGTAAGTAACACATTGATATAAGGCGATAAAAACAATGATTCTCGCAAAGGTAGTCGGACATGTCGTCGCCACGCAAAAGTGCGATGAGCTACGCGGAAGCAACCTGCTGCTTATCTGCAAGTTAGATGATAACCAGCAGCCGATGCAAAACCAGACCTGGGTCGCCGTCGATAGCGTGGGTGCGGGCATGCACGACATCGTCCTGGCCGAGGAGTATCTGGCGCTCAACAAAGACCGCTACAAGGCGATGTCGGTGGTTGCCATTGTCGAGAACGTGTTTCGGGACGCTTAGGAGTGAATAACCCAATGAGTGAATTTTTACTAAAACCGCGGATCCGCTTTGGTCAGGATGCCCTGTCAGTGCTTGCCGAGGTGCCCGCTCAAAACGTACTGCTGGTGACCGATCAGGCGATGGTCAAATTCGGCCTCGCCTCTCGTGTCACGCAGATCCTGCGCCAGCGCGGTGTCGCTTTTCAGGTCTGGGACGATGTGGTTGCTGACCCGGATATCGCCACCGTGGTGCGCGGAATGAAGCAGATGGATAGCCACTATCCCGATCTGGTGATCGCACTCGGCGGCGGTTCGGTGATTGATGCCGCCAAAGCAGTTATTTTCGCCCTGGCGCAAACCCGTCCGGACGATAGCCGCAAGCGCCCTTGCTTTGTGGCTATTCCGACCACCAGCGGCACCGGTTCCGAAGTGACCAGTTTCTCAGTGGTGAAAGCCCACGCCGAAAAACTGGTGCTGGTTGACCCGTCGCTGCTGCCGGATATCGCCATTCTCGACCCTACGCTGGTGGCCTCTGTGCCACCCGCGATTACCGCAGACACCGGGATGGATGTGCTGTGCCATGCGCTGGAAGCCTACGTTTCCCGTGCCGCCAGCGATTTTTCCGATGCGCTGGCTGAAAAGGTGGTGCAGCAGGTATTTCGCTATCTGCCGACCTGCTGGCGCGACGGTCAGGATCTGCTGGCGCGCGAAAAAATGCACAACGCATCCTGTATGGCGGGCATGGCCTTCACCAACGCGTCACTCGGTATCACCCATAGTCTGGCGCATGCGCTTGGCGGCGTGTTCCGCGTACCGCACGGTCGCGCTAACGCCCTGCTGATGGCGGAAGTGGTGGCGTGGAATGCGGATTATCAAGGGCTGTGCGATACCGACGCGGCACGCAAATATGCCCGCTTAGCCCATCTGCTGGATTTGCCGGCGCACACCCCGCGTGAAGGCGTCGCTAGCCTGCTGGTCGCCATTGTGACGTTAAAAGATGAAATGCAGATGCCTGGGGGAATTATCGATACCGGCGTAGACGCCGCCGATTTTGACCGCCGACTGCCGGAAATGGTGGGCCAGGCGCTACGTGACGGCTGTACCCCAACCAACCCACGCACACCGGACGCACAGTCATTAACCGAACTCTATCGCCAGGCATGGAGCGGCAGCGCCGCACACCGCCACGGATAACAAGAACTGGAGAAACCTTACCTATGGCACACTACAGCTTAACGCCGCGCGTCAAAGTGTTGGCAGAACGTTTACTCTCACAAAAAAGCACCCTGTGTACTGAACACGCGACGGTATTGAGCGCCCTTGATGGCGATATCGCGGGCATTCCCGCCGCCGTCAAACCGGCGCGCCGTTTCTATGAGCTGATGCGCCAGTTGCCGCTGACCATCAGCGCTGACGAACTGATCGTCGGCAACCAGACCCGCAAACCACACGGGGCGATTTTCCACGACGAAAGCGCCGCCCTGCGTCCGTCCGCATTCCAGTTCCTTAACCTCAATAGCGCTCTCGATTCACCGGACTACAAACTGGTGGTCGAAAAAGGCGTGCTGGCGATTAAACACCAGCTTGAAGAGAAAACCCGCGCTCTGGGCAGCGCCGTCAGCCGCAGCGGCATGGACGAAGTCAACGGCTGCCGCGCCGCCATTTACGCCTGCGACGCGCTGATGGCGCTGGCGCAAAATCTGGCAAACAGTGCCGAAACGCTTGCCGCTGCTGAAACCAATGCTTACCGCAAAAGCGAACTGCTAGACAGTGCAGCGATCTTACACCACGTTCCAGCGCACCCGGCGCGCAGCTTTAAAGAAGCCTGCCAGGCATTCTACCTGTTCCAGCTGGCACTCCAGTTGGATAACGGCAGCTACGCGGTGAACCCGGAAGGGGCAGATAAAGCGCTGCTGCCTTACTACCAGCACGATATCGCCAACGGCACATTGACCGATGCACAGGCCTATGAAATCGTCGAGTGCCTGTGGTTCAAACTGGCAGAACTGAGCGAAGTCCGCGCCGCCTGCACCATCGACGGCTACCCGATGTTCGATGCCCTGCTCCACGGTACAAGCCTTGAGAACGCCCGCATCAACGAACTCTCTGACATGTTCCTCTGCGCCCAGCAAAATCTCAGCGCCCTGCACCTGCCAGTCCGTCTGTTCAGCGGGGCAAAACCCGTATCTGTCGCGCCGTTTGCCGCCTGTAGCGAAACGCCAACCGCCGAGGGGTTAACCCCGCGTATGCAGCGCCTGCGCAACCACTACCTGACCGTGCGCCCAAGCGTTTCTATTTACCGTGCGCTGGCCTTTACCGAAGTAGTGAAAGCCAACCCAGGCATGCCAACCATTCTGCTGCGCGCCAAAGCGTTCCGTCACGCCTGCGAAACCGCACCAATTCTGATTCAGGATGATGAGCTGATCGTCGGCCATCCATGCGGCAAACCGCGTGCGGGTGCGTTCTCACCGGATATCGCCTGGCGCTGGGTCCGCGACGAACTCGACACCATGAGCACCCGTCCACAGGATCCGTTTGAAATCAGCGAAGCCGATAAAAAAACCATCCGCGAAGAGATCGTGCCGTTCTGGGAAGGCCGCTCGCTGGATGAGATCTGTGAAGCGCAGTACCGTGAAGCAGGCGTGTGGGCTTTTAGCGGCGAAACCTTCGTCAGCGACCTCTCCTATCACCAGATCAACGGCGGCGGCGACACCTGCCCGGGCTACGACGTGTTGCTGTTCACCAAAGGGATGAATGGGATTAAGGCCGACGCCGAGGCGCATCTCGCCAGCCTGAGCATGGAAAACCCGGAAGATATCGACCGCATTTACTACTACAAAGCGGCGATTGAAACCTGCGAAGGGGTGGTGAGCTACGCCCACCGCATCGCCGCGCGCGCCCGTGAACTGGCAGCTACTGAGCAGAATGCCCAGCGTCGCGCCGAGCTGCTGACCATCGCCGAAGTGAACCAAAACGTTCCAGCGAACCCACCGAAGACTTTGCAGGAAGCACTGCAAAGTATCTGGACCGTCGAATCGCTGTTTGAAATTGAAGAGAACCAGACCGGTCTGTCGCTGGGTCGCGTTGACCAGTACTGCTACCCGATGTTTGAAGCCGATATCCGCGAAGGCCGTCTGACGCACGACGCCGCGCTGGAGATGATGCAGGCCTTTATCATCAAATGTGCCGAACTGATGTGGATGTCCAGCGAACTGGGCGCGAAATATTTCGCTGGTTATCAGCCATTTATCAACCTGACCGTCGGCGGTCAGAAGCGTTCCGGCGGCGATGCCTGTAACGATCTGACCTACCTGATTATGGACGCCGTGCGCTTTGTGAAGGTTTACCAGCCGTCGCTGGCCTGCCGTATTCACAACCAGTCGCCGCAGAAGTACATGGAAAAAATCGTCGATGTGGTGAAAGCGGGCATGGGCTTCCCGGCCTGTCACTTCGATGACTCGCATATCAAGATGATGCTGCGCAAAGGCTTTGATTTTGAAGACGCGCGCGACTACTGCCTGATGGGCTGCGTGGAGCCACAGAAATCCGGCCGCATCTACCAGTGGACTTCTACCGGTTATACCCAGTGGCCGATTGCCATCGAGTTCGTCTTAAACCGTGGTCGCATGGTGCTGTTTGACAGCTATCAGGGGCTGGATACCGGCGACCTGCGCGACCTGCATACCTTCGAAGAGTTCGATGCGGCGGTGAAAAAGCAAATTGCCCATATTGTTCGCCTGTCGGCTATCGGTACGGTGATAAGCCAACGCGTGCATCGCGACGTCGCGCCAAAACCGCTGATGTCGCTGCTGGTGGAAGGCTGTATGGAGCAAGGTAAAGACGTCGCTGCCGGTGGCGCGATGGTCAACCACGGGCCGGGGCTGATCTTCTCCGGGCTGGCAACCTACGTCGACTCCCTGGCTGCCATCCGTAAACTGGTGTTTGAAGATAAAAAATACACCCTTGAGCAGATGCGCGATGCGATGCTGGCCAACTTCGAAGGCTTTGAAGGTCTGCGTCGCGACTGCCTGAACGCGCCGAAATACGGTAACGATGATAACTACGTTGACCAGTACGCGCTGGATATCACCGAGTGGACCGAGCGCGAGTGCCGCAAGTACAAGATGCTCTACTCCACCTTAAGCCACGGCACCCTGTCTATCTCCAACAACACGCCAATCGGTGAGCTGACCAACGCCACGCCGAACGGTCGTCTGGCGTGGATGCCGCTTTCTGACGGTATCAGCCCAACCCAGGGCGCAGATAAACAAGGCCCAACCGCCATCATCAAGTCGGTGAGCAAGATGAACGTGGAGACCATGAACATCGGCATGGTGCACAACTTCAAGTTCCTCAAAGGGCTGCTGGATACCCCGGAAGGACGCTACGGCCTGATTACCTTACTGCGCACCGCCTCGATTCTCGGCAACGGCCAGATGCAGTTCAGCTATGTCGATAACGAAGTGCTGAAAAAAGCCCAGCAGGAGCCG containing:
- a CDS encoding acetaldehyde dehydrogenase (acetylating), with translation MIELDTDLLSRQNARERVRNAKKAQAIFATFSQQQIDAIVKNVAQEAAHHAESLAKMAAEETGFGNWQDKVLKNRFASLRVYDAIKDMKTVGIIHDDQEKKVMDVGVPLGVICALVPSTNPTSTVIYKTLIALKAGNAIIFSPHPGARQCSWKAIEIVKRAAEAAGAPAGIVDGLTELTLEATSELMHSKDVSLILATGGEGMVRAAYASGTPTISGGPGNGPAFIERSADIHHAVKDIITSKTFDNGVICASEQSIIVERCIYDEVYRELEAQGAHFMSEGEAAKMAALLLRPNGTINPKVVGKNALYLSQMAGFCVPASTRVLIAEQTTVSSKNPYSREKLCPILGLYVEEDWKAACHRVVELLTNEGLGHTLVIHTRNQDVIRQFCLEKPVNRILINTPAALGGIGATTNITPALTLGCGAVGGGSSSDNVGPMNLLNIRKVGYGVRSIDELRAPGSRVEPQPVITEPAADPHRSILEDARFNSPTPASHADDRFAATAEACAEGEISEQNVERVIRQVLERLGK
- a CDS encoding EutN/CcmL family microcompartment protein → MILAKVVGHVVATQKCDELRGSNLLLICKLDDNQQPMQNQTWVAVDSVGAGMHDIVLAEEYLALNKDRYKAMSVVAIVENVFRDA
- a CDS encoding 1-propanol dehydrogenase PduQ, which produces MSEFLLKPRIRFGQDALSVLAEVPAQNVLLVTDQAMVKFGLASRVTQILRQRGVAFQVWDDVVADPDIATVVRGMKQMDSHYPDLVIALGGGSVIDAAKAVIFALAQTRPDDSRKRPCFVAIPTTSGTGSEVTSFSVVKAHAEKLVLVDPSLLPDIAILDPTLVASVPPAITADTGMDVLCHALEAYVSRAASDFSDALAEKVVQQVFRYLPTCWRDGQDLLAREKMHNASCMAGMAFTNASLGITHSLAHALGGVFRVPHGRANALLMAEVVAWNADYQGLCDTDAARKYARLAHLLDLPAHTPREGVASLLVAIVTLKDEMQMPGGIIDTGVDAADFDRRLPEMVGQALRDGCTPTNPRTPDAQSLTELYRQAWSGSAAHRHG
- the cutC gene encoding choline trimethylamine-lyase, whose product is MAHYSLTPRVKVLAERLLSQKSTLCTEHATVLSALDGDIAGIPAAVKPARRFYELMRQLPLTISADELIVGNQTRKPHGAIFHDESAALRPSAFQFLNLNSALDSPDYKLVVEKGVLAIKHQLEEKTRALGSAVSRSGMDEVNGCRAAIYACDALMALAQNLANSAETLAAAETNAYRKSELLDSAAILHHVPAHPARSFKEACQAFYLFQLALQLDNGSYAVNPEGADKALLPYYQHDIANGTLTDAQAYEIVECLWFKLAELSEVRAACTIDGYPMFDALLHGTSLENARINELSDMFLCAQQNLSALHLPVRLFSGAKPVSVAPFAACSETPTAEGLTPRMQRLRNHYLTVRPSVSIYRALAFTEVVKANPGMPTILLRAKAFRHACETAPILIQDDELIVGHPCGKPRAGAFSPDIAWRWVRDELDTMSTRPQDPFEISEADKKTIREEIVPFWEGRSLDEICEAQYREAGVWAFSGETFVSDLSYHQINGGGDTCPGYDVLLFTKGMNGIKADAEAHLASLSMENPEDIDRIYYYKAAIETCEGVVSYAHRIAARARELAATEQNAQRRAELLTIAEVNQNVPANPPKTLQEALQSIWTVESLFEIEENQTGLSLGRVDQYCYPMFEADIREGRLTHDAALEMMQAFIIKCAELMWMSSELGAKYFAGYQPFINLTVGGQKRSGGDACNDLTYLIMDAVRFVKVYQPSLACRIHNQSPQKYMEKIVDVVKAGMGFPACHFDDSHIKMMLRKGFDFEDARDYCLMGCVEPQKSGRIYQWTSTGYTQWPIAIEFVLNRGRMVLFDSYQGLDTGDLRDLHTFEEFDAAVKKQIAHIVRLSAIGTVISQRVHRDVAPKPLMSLLVEGCMEQGKDVAAGGAMVNHGPGLIFSGLATYVDSLAAIRKLVFEDKKYTLEQMRDAMLANFEGFEGLRRDCLNAPKYGNDDNYVDQYALDITEWTERECRKYKMLYSTLSHGTLSISNNTPIGELTNATPNGRLAWMPLSDGISPTQGADKQGPTAIIKSVSKMNVETMNIGMVHNFKFLKGLLDTPEGRYGLITLLRTASILGNGQMQFSYVDNEVLKKAQQEPEKYRDLIVRVAGYSAYFVELCKEVQDEIISRTVIEKF